The Mytilus edulis chromosome 12, xbMytEdul2.2, whole genome shotgun sequence genome contains a region encoding:
- the LOC139499556 gene encoding microfibril-associated glycoprotein 4-like: MEFIVVLILSFLLCICNGNVFGPSTHSFVKANTKETRSIQSDINVLKDDMHELLKRVIKNENEISSLKSGNQYLTYKLENERRQLSCEINVLHENTNKQQHTLTDTNTEINHLNESIEELRNDVDKLEELQGRVAGDNITECIDKSEQIQPTDICYKMWDCLAWKQNSSLTDGVYSINPDDTAILDVYCDMTTDGGGWVVFQRRSDGSEHFFRGWQNYEAGFGDINGEFWIGNKYLHILTKVPTELYIDLEAWDGQRRYAKYSTFVIGDAESKYRLSVDGFAGNAGDGLDYHNGRMFSTYDQDNTRLDTKCAANNKGAWWYDDCSHSSLNGEYLKTNGTADKNMGINWQKFKGDLYSLKATSMMLRRKT, from the exons ATGGAATTCATAGTAGTACTGATACTATCTTTTCTGCTATGTATCTGCAACGGTAATGTGTTTGGTCCTAGTACACACAGTTTTGTGAAGGCAAACACAAAGGAGACGAGAAGCATCCAATCGGACATTAATGTTTTGAAAGACGATATGCATGAGCTACTTAAAAGAGTTATTAAAAACGAAAACGAAATTTCTTCACTTAAAAGTGGAAATCAGTATCTGACATACAAACTTGAAAACGAAAGGCGTCAATTGTCATGTGAAATCAACGTGTTACATGAAAACACTAACAAACAGCAACACACATTGACTGATACTAACACGGAGATTAATCATCTAAACGAAAGTATAGAAGAACTGAGGAATGATGTCGATAAATTGGAAGAGTTACAAGGGCGAGTGGCCGGGGATAACATTACAGAATGTATTGACAAATCAG AGCAAATACAACCTACAGATATATGTTACAAAATGTGGGATTGTCTAGCGTGGAAACAGAATAGTAGCTTGACCGATGGGGTATATAGTATTAATCCTGATGATACAGCGATACTAGATGTATACTGTGATATGACGACAGACGGAGGAGGATGGGTC GTGTTTCAGAGGCGATCTGATGGTAGCGAACATTTCTTCAGGGGCTGGCAGAATTATGAAGCCGGTTTTGGAGACATTAATGGAGAATTTTGGATAg GGAATAAAtacctacatatcttaacaaaagtCCCTACAGAGTTGTACATTGACTTAGAGGCATGGGATGGCCAGAGGAGATATGCAAAGTACTCCACATTCGTCATTGGTGATGCTGAATCAAAGTATAGGCTATCCGTAGATGGATTCGCTGGTAATGCTG GTGATGGTCTAGACTATCATAACGGACGCATGTTCAGTACCTATGATCAGGATAATACACGATTAGACACAAAATGCGCTGCCAACAACAAGGGAGCATGGTGGTACGATGATTGTAGTCATTCCTCGTTGAATGGGGAATACCTAAAAACCAATGGCACAGCTGATAAAAATATGGGGATCAACTGGCAAAAATTCAAAGGAGACTTGTACTCATTAAAAGCAACCTCCATGATGCTGCGTAGGAAGACATAG